From Paenibacillus polymyxa, the proteins below share one genomic window:
- a CDS encoding DUF1349 domain-containing protein, with amino-acid sequence MTKKRMEWEEGNWINSPLYARKEGDFLKVAPEKGRDFWKKTLYGFEFEDGSALLSDWNHNTAVEVSFQLASFTELYDQAGILLYHGPEQWIKAGIEINDGIPQLSTVVTAGYSDWSLAAVPEWVGEEVTLRASIIKDAVIIRARTEQHGWRTIRVARFPYTTGNQAGPYTCSPTREGFEVTFTRWNFTERDQDLHSDPPVEHH; translated from the coding sequence ATGACTAAAAAGAGAATGGAATGGGAGGAAGGGAATTGGATCAATTCACCTCTATATGCCCGGAAAGAAGGAGATTTTCTTAAGGTTGCGCCTGAAAAGGGAAGAGACTTCTGGAAAAAGACTTTATATGGTTTTGAATTTGAGGATGGGTCCGCTCTATTATCGGATTGGAATCATAACACGGCGGTGGAAGTGTCGTTTCAACTCGCATCATTTACGGAGCTTTACGATCAGGCAGGTATTTTGTTATACCATGGCCCGGAGCAATGGATTAAAGCGGGGATAGAAATCAATGACGGCATTCCTCAGCTTTCCACAGTCGTAACCGCTGGATATTCTGACTGGTCGCTTGCGGCTGTGCCAGAGTGGGTCGGTGAAGAAGTCACCCTGCGCGCTTCCATCATCAAGGATGCTGTAATTATTCGCGCAAGGACGGAGCAGCACGGATGGCGAACGATACGTGTGGCGCGTTTTCCCTACACCACCGGAAATCAGGCCGGTCCTTATACCTGTTCGCCAACCCGAGAGGGTTTTGAGGTTACCTTTACTCGCTGGAACTTTACAGAGCGGGATCAAGACCTTCACAGTGATCCTCCAGTAGAACATCATTGA
- a CDS encoding GNAT family N-acetyltransferase, which translates to MDILIRELKAEDGERGTNIDGSFIVDSTLVLQLTGQQIEYTVKERPISKKSYDDDQLEEDTVEDYSNYISNPDQIIYLALVNNQVVGQIVLKRNWNKYAYVEDIKVDKQYRSLGIGKKLIEQAKRWAKDGGMPGIMLETQSNNVRACKFYESCGFVIGGFDSYVYKGLNRESDEIAIYWYLMFA; encoded by the coding sequence ATGGATATTTTAATCAGAGAACTGAAGGCTGAGGACGGTGAGCGTGGTACTAACATTGATGGTAGCTTTATCGTGGATTCTACCCTTGTCTTGCAATTAACGGGACAGCAAATCGAATATACGGTGAAGGAGAGGCCTATTAGCAAAAAAAGCTACGATGATGATCAGCTTGAGGAAGATACAGTTGAGGATTATTCGAACTATATCAGCAATCCCGATCAAATCATATATTTAGCGCTCGTAAATAATCAAGTTGTAGGTCAAATTGTTCTGAAAAGAAATTGGAACAAATATGCATATGTGGAAGATATCAAAGTCGACAAGCAATATAGAAGCCTCGGTATCGGTAAGAAACTAATCGAACAGGCTAAACGCTGGGCGAAAGATGGCGGAATGCCAGGGATCATGCTGGAGACACAAAGCAATAATGTTCGCGCATGTAAATTCTATGAAAGCTGCGGTTTTGTGATCGGTGGATTCGACTCCTACGTCTACAAAGGTCTAAATAGAGAAAGTGACGAGATCGCGATCTATTGGTATCTAATGTTTGCTTAG
- a CDS encoding D-alanine--D-alanine ligase, which translates to MKIGVIMGGTSTEREVSLQTGQEMLNHLDRSRYEVVPIAIDQPADLIAQVQHAGIDFALLALHGQYGEDGTVQGALETLGIPYTGSGVLASSLCMNKQLSKMLLKSAGVHTPAGLCWQGRDDYDQQAVEQLGYPVIVKPNMGGSSIGIQLVHNEMELHSAIQEACGLDQTLLVEPFIQGTELTCSIVDGEVLPIIRIRSAHSEWFDYKAKYEIGGAEEKVIQLPPVIEQRVRETALVSYRLLQCKVYARVDMILCQNVPYVLEVNTLPGMTANSLLPKSAAAAGITFTQLLDRIITSSLYERNREWEKV; encoded by the coding sequence ATGAAGATAGGCGTTATTATGGGAGGGACTTCCACTGAGCGTGAGGTTTCGCTGCAGACAGGTCAAGAGATGCTGAATCATTTGGACCGCAGCCGCTATGAAGTGGTTCCAATTGCGATTGATCAGCCAGCGGATTTAATCGCACAGGTTCAGCACGCAGGCATCGATTTTGCACTGTTGGCGCTGCATGGCCAATATGGCGAGGACGGCACGGTGCAGGGAGCGCTGGAGACACTAGGCATTCCCTATACAGGGAGCGGTGTTCTGGCAAGCAGCCTGTGCATGAATAAGCAGCTGTCCAAGATGCTGCTGAAGTCGGCAGGGGTGCATACGCCTGCAGGCCTCTGCTGGCAGGGAAGGGACGATTATGATCAGCAAGCGGTAGAGCAGTTGGGTTACCCCGTTATTGTGAAGCCAAATATGGGAGGATCCAGCATCGGCATCCAGCTTGTGCATAATGAGATGGAGCTTCACTCGGCTATTCAGGAGGCTTGCGGTTTGGATCAGACGCTTTTAGTTGAGCCTTTTATTCAAGGGACGGAGCTTACCTGCTCAATTGTGGATGGCGAGGTATTACCAATCATCAGAATTCGCTCCGCTCATTCTGAATGGTTTGACTATAAAGCGAAATATGAGATCGGCGGCGCTGAGGAGAAGGTAATCCAGCTTCCTCCCGTTATTGAGCAGCGTGTGCGCGAGACGGCACTTGTCAGCTATCGGCTGCTGCAGTGCAAGGTGTATGCAAGGGTCGATATGATTTTGTGTCAGAATGTACCTTATGTACTGGAGGTAAACACCTTACCCGGAATGACTGCTAACAGCCTGCTTCCGAAGAGTGCAGCTGCAGCAGGCATAACCTTTACGCAGCTGCTGGACCGTATTATTACTAGCTCACTTTATGAGCGGAATCGGGAATGGGAGAAGGTTTAA
- a CDS encoding PLP-dependent aminotransferase family protein, translating to MFQDFKLVGDRPVAIQVKEYIKRLIIKGTFHKDQKLPSTREMSSVLKVSRNTVIAAYEGLEDDGFTYTIPSRGSYVAAMVGRLAVDNGGSDASFAWQIDWKTRMSKYAVSAAELDMMKQGIRTPKGTISFTSIAPDEQLFDLGDVRRAFMDRMAIEGQVLLNYGYAKGYKPLIDYLMGYMENKGVDISGKDILITSGFTEGFDIVLSALRPSARRGTVICENPTHHTAIKNLKLQGFEITGIPMERDGINVDQLEAVLQKQTNSFDLAYLTPSYHNPTGIVMSPAKRSAVMNLMMRYQIPVIEDGFNEELRYSGAHIAPLIATAGRGNGVIYIGSFSKVLFPGLRVGWVLGDRALIDTLESIKRARTIHTSTIDQSILYQYLLNGNFEKYVKRARMEYKRKYELTKACCETHLSEAQLSGDGGLHVFLTFPSGVNTRQLLEVCINQGVIYTPGDKFFIQEGEGTNTLRLGFSRVSDEQIERGIQIIGQQVRNFHKACGHKNSL from the coding sequence ATGTTCCAAGATTTTAAGCTTGTTGGTGACCGTCCGGTCGCGATACAAGTAAAAGAATATATTAAACGTTTAATTATAAAAGGGACGTTTCATAAGGATCAGAAGCTACCCTCCACACGAGAAATGAGCAGTGTGCTCAAGGTGAGTCGCAATACAGTTATTGCAGCCTATGAAGGTCTGGAGGACGATGGATTTACGTATACGATACCGAGTAGAGGCAGCTATGTGGCCGCTATGGTGGGCCGTTTGGCTGTGGATAACGGAGGGTCTGACGCCTCCTTCGCCTGGCAGATTGATTGGAAGACAAGAATGAGCAAGTACGCTGTATCGGCTGCAGAGCTTGATATGATGAAGCAGGGCATTCGCACCCCAAAAGGAACCATCTCGTTTACAAGCATCGCACCGGATGAGCAGCTGTTTGATCTGGGAGATGTAAGGCGAGCCTTTATGGATCGGATGGCAATCGAAGGGCAGGTGCTGCTCAACTACGGCTATGCCAAGGGTTACAAACCACTGATCGATTACCTGATGGGATATATGGAGAATAAGGGCGTCGATATAAGCGGCAAGGATATACTGATTACAAGCGGGTTTACAGAAGGCTTTGACATTGTGTTGTCGGCACTCCGCCCTTCAGCGCGCCGCGGTACGGTAATTTGTGAAAATCCAACCCATCACACAGCGATCAAAAATTTAAAACTACAAGGTTTTGAGATTACCGGTATTCCAATGGAGCGGGATGGTATTAATGTAGATCAGCTTGAAGCGGTATTGCAGAAGCAGACAAATAGCTTCGATCTCGCTTATTTGACTCCTTCCTATCACAATCCTACAGGCATTGTCATGTCGCCAGCAAAGCGAAGCGCTGTAATGAATTTAATGATGCGCTATCAGATTCCGGTGATTGAGGATGGTTTTAATGAGGAGCTGCGCTATTCAGGAGCTCATATTGCGCCATTAATAGCAACAGCAGGGCGAGGGAACGGAGTAATCTATATAGGCAGCTTCTCCAAGGTGCTGTTCCCTGGCTTGCGAGTAGGCTGGGTGCTTGGAGATCGAGCGCTGATTGACACTCTGGAAAGCATTAAGCGGGCGCGCACCATTCATACCTCAACGATCGACCAATCGATATTATATCAATATCTGCTCAATGGAAATTTTGAGAAATATGTAAAAAGAGCACGTATGGAGTATAAGCGCAAATACGAGCTTACAAAGGCATGCTGTGAAACCCATCTCTCTGAGGCGCAACTATCTGGCGATGGGGGCTTACATGTGTTTCTTACCTTTCCGTCAGGCGTAAATACGCGCCAGTTGCTTGAAGTATGCATAAATCAAGGGGTTATATATACACCTGGAGACAAGTTTTTTATACAAGAAGGTGAAGGGACGAATACTTTGCGGCTTGGTTTTTCCCGAGTATCCGATGAACAGATCGAGCGGGGGATTCAGATCATAGGCCAACAGGTGCGTAACTTTCATAAGGCATGTGGTCATAAGAACAGCCTGTAA
- a CDS encoding helix-turn-helix domain-containing protein, whose protein sequence is MDICYCYHGKQVCEPSYSWGPGIKGQYKIMFIHAGRGVYQIDGKTFHLQQGEGFIVYDNILCYMEADQTDPWIYSWIAFSGNGVIPLFEQAHISPLHPVFRYSPLFWFDSYLEEFSACDVNHSTSELRRQSILFRLLADWIEMLVATSQLLPEVRPKDAYIRKAVEFIRMNYNQRVSISEVAHIVGIDRVYLSVLFKEILNVPPQQYLLNLRMDKASDLLDNSQLSITEVSYSVGYSDPLLFSKMFKKVKGLSPSHFRARLKRDSLMGLSSLD, encoded by the coding sequence ATGGATATTTGTTACTGTTATCACGGCAAACAAGTTTGTGAACCCAGCTATTCATGGGGACCCGGCATCAAAGGACAATACAAAATCATGTTTATCCATGCGGGTAGAGGCGTTTACCAGATTGACGGTAAGACCTTTCATCTTCAGCAAGGCGAAGGATTTATCGTATACGATAACATTCTTTGTTACATGGAGGCAGACCAAACTGATCCTTGGATTTATTCTTGGATAGCCTTTTCGGGTAACGGGGTTATACCTCTATTCGAGCAGGCGCACATTTCTCCCCTTCATCCCGTATTCAGGTACTCCCCGTTGTTTTGGTTTGATTCTTATTTGGAGGAATTTTCCGCCTGCGACGTGAACCACAGCACCAGTGAACTGCGAAGACAGAGCATTTTGTTCAGGTTACTTGCCGATTGGATCGAAATGTTGGTTGCTACGAGTCAACTACTGCCCGAGGTACGGCCCAAAGACGCCTACATCCGTAAAGCGGTCGAGTTTATTCGAATGAACTATAACCAAAGAGTTTCCATTTCCGAGGTCGCACACATAGTTGGCATTGATCGTGTCTATCTGTCCGTTCTTTTCAAGGAAATTCTTAATGTTCCCCCTCAGCAATACTTGTTGAACCTCCGGATGGACAAAGCAAGCGATCTGCTGGACAATTCGCAGCTGTCCATCACGGAAGTCTCCTATTCTGTTGGCTATAGCGACCCGCTGCTGTTCTCCAAAATGTTTAAAAAAGTGAAGGGACTTTCTCCATCACACTTTCGCGCAAGGCTTAAAAGAGACAGCTTAATGGGTCTTTCAAGCCTTGACTGA
- a CDS encoding aldo/keto reductase: MTYIAQENRYEQMKYRRIGRSGVRLPAISLGLWQNFGGDKPFENSRAMILRAFDLGVSHFDLANNYGPPPGSAEETFGHVLKKDLAPYRDELFISTKAGYYMWPGPYGEWGSRKNLLASLDRSLQRMGLDYVDVFYHHRPDGDTPLEESMGALAHAVKSGKALYVGLSNYGPEETKQAAMILKNLGTPLLVHQPMYSMLNRWIENGLQDVLTEVGAGTVAFCPLGRGQLTGKYIDKLETEFKTGQRTLKPEAVSQERINKFRALETIAKRRGQTLPQMALTWALREGGVDSVLIGASRVGQIEENVLAVHADPLSAADLQEIDQVMHNIGDVPW; the protein is encoded by the coding sequence GTGACTTATATCGCACAAGAAAATCGATACGAACAAATGAAATATCGGCGGATTGGACGGAGCGGCGTCAGGCTGCCGGCCATTTCGCTCGGCTTGTGGCAAAATTTTGGAGGGGACAAACCGTTTGAGAATAGTCGTGCAATGATATTACGCGCCTTCGATCTTGGTGTCTCGCACTTTGATTTGGCAAACAATTACGGACCGCCTCCCGGATCGGCCGAAGAGACCTTTGGACACGTACTAAAAAAAGACCTTGCACCTTATCGGGATGAGCTGTTTATTTCAACTAAAGCTGGCTACTATATGTGGCCTGGCCCGTACGGTGAGTGGGGTTCGAGAAAAAACCTGCTTGCAAGCCTGGACCGCAGCCTTCAGCGAATGGGACTCGACTATGTCGATGTCTTTTACCATCATCGTCCCGATGGTGATACCCCATTAGAGGAATCGATGGGAGCGCTTGCTCATGCTGTAAAATCAGGCAAAGCACTGTATGTCGGTTTATCCAATTACGGACCGGAGGAAACGAAGCAAGCAGCTATGATCCTTAAGAACCTTGGTACACCGCTGCTCGTCCACCAGCCTATGTATTCCATGCTGAACCGGTGGATTGAGAACGGATTGCAGGACGTACTGACTGAAGTGGGAGCCGGCACAGTGGCTTTCTGCCCGCTTGGTCGCGGACAGTTGACGGGAAAATACATCGATAAGCTGGAAACTGAGTTTAAAACAGGCCAGCGCACACTGAAACCGGAGGCCGTATCTCAGGAGCGGATCAACAAATTCCGTGCGCTAGAGACGATCGCGAAGCGCCGCGGTCAGACGCTACCGCAAATGGCGTTGACATGGGCGCTACGCGAAGGCGGCGTCGATTCGGTGCTAATCGGTGCAAGCCGTGTAGGTCAAATTGAGGAAAACGTGCTAGCAGTACATGCGGATCCGCTATCAGCAGCGGATCTTCAAGAGATCGACCAGGTTATGCATAATATCGGGGATGTCCCCTGGTAA
- a CDS encoding response regulator transcription factor, protein MNKAKILIIEDDTPIADLLSYGLSMEGFETRTTANGAAGMVELQQFQPNLLLLDWMLPDQSGLDICKQVTASYNIPILMITAKSDITDKILGLEFGADDYITKPFDLREVIARIRTILRRVDQANNGKNTESKVIRFKQIEIIVEEHLVKQNGIPIDLTPKEFDLLMTLINHRGKTFTRSELLDIVWGYDFVGDTRTVDTHIQRLRKKLDASDLITTVFGIGYKFEK, encoded by the coding sequence TTCAATGGAGGGGTTTGAAACGCGAACTACGGCAAATGGAGCAGCGGGGATGGTTGAACTTCAACAATTTCAACCTAATCTTTTGCTACTTGACTGGATGCTGCCGGATCAAAGCGGATTAGATATTTGCAAACAAGTAACTGCAAGTTATAACATACCGATCTTGATGATTACCGCGAAATCGGATATCACCGATAAAATCCTTGGTCTTGAATTCGGCGCGGATGACTATATTACAAAGCCTTTTGATTTAAGGGAGGTTATTGCTCGGATTCGGACAATCCTCCGGAGGGTAGATCAAGCAAACAATGGAAAAAATACGGAGAGTAAAGTAATTCGGTTTAAACAAATCGAAATTATTGTCGAGGAACATCTTGTCAAACAAAATGGTATTCCAATTGACTTGACTCCGAAAGAGTTTGATTTACTTATGACTCTGATAAATCACCGAGGCAAAACGTTCACACGCTCGGAACTGCTGGATATTGTATGGGGATATGATTTTGTCGGCGATACTCGGACTGTTGATACACACATACAAAGGCTTCGCAAGAAATTGGATGCAAGCGATCTGATTACTACCGTGTTTGGTATTGGATACAAATTCGAAAAATAG